Proteins co-encoded in one Papaver somniferum cultivar HN1 chromosome 5, ASM357369v1, whole genome shotgun sequence genomic window:
- the LOC113284151 gene encoding chromatin assembly factor 1 subunit FAS1-like, protein MAGLMVIDGVPIEEGTAVKKVQKTLKRKRIAVENVSVEEREGKIKELKEEIESLLRFFREGLVEEKLNFEEKDGCLSGNWLYASLIEESGLPYSKLVDEIYEKLKGKDGITLASVRSSVLSVGQRVMYGIGNADADVLEDDSDKCLWCWETRELKLVPKSLKGVVNARRVCRKRIQERIVAVSAMISALETPHSHPSYKDDLAKASGKLVKVLNEAAIRQLVLNMAQTNRADMAEKEAKLKEKELAKELERKEKELTKDLERNKREVEKEKKRMELHNEKESKRLQEEAEKEAKRREKEEAEMKKQIKRQQEEAEKEQRRREKEAAELKKQLAVKKQATMMERFFKSKKDSSSPQDGSPSMNTPAVDTSVIREKHNLNAATSLMDSALSSSSGIDAVDLWKSHVRSWNRLGRSRLDRSTRWGLRCKPKSALVKELKLHASTSETAIDSAKLVASSKGVMHRGEMSIDKLVDEWEETNSDDKLGRDNADTIRICNGIKKLLQFDKSNRPAYYGTLSKKSNVIGPRHPFRKDPDLDYDIESDEEWEEEEPGESLSDCEKDEEEDISDEANVIVEDEDGSEDGFFVPDGYLSENEGVHVDSMEIDSDDDGEAQSSATCKENVESDELHILLRQQNYINKLTHNALLKNKPLIISNLMHEKAALLMAEDLHGTSKIEQMFLQSLSIRPFPGSANIQISADNNSTQEEDEEISKSHNKSKSSTTSTPSAPISVIEDKDLPTIVSVIQSCPQAISKVVESLQQIFPKVSKKQLGIKVREISQFAENKWQVKKEILDKLGSFPGCAQSPAKNCSTQQKDEEVAQLHDKGSTATPSTPPAPVSVIQDKDLPKIVVAIQSSPQAIAKVIESLQQSFPTVSKIQLGSKVREISQFVDNRWQVKKEILDKLGISPVPKKIVRTKSITTFFSKRCLPPDAEMMKAEHTSPQPCRKRETPEEQECSPSLL, encoded by the exons ATGGCGGGTTTGATGGTGATTGATGGGGTACCGATTGAGGAGGGAACGGCGGTCAAGAAAGTACAGAAgacattgaaaagaaagaggattgCTGTGGAAAATGTTAGTGTAGAAGAGAGGGAAGGCAAGATTAAGGAGTTGAAGGAAGAAATTGAGAGTTTGCTTAGGTTTTTTAGAGAGGGGTTAGTTGAAGAAAAGTTGAATTTTGAGGAGAAAGATGGTTGTTTGTCTGGGAATTGGTTGTATGCTAGTTTGATTGAAGAGAGTGGATTACCGTATTCGAAATTAGTTGATGAGATTTATGAGAAATTGAAAGGTAAAGATGGGATTACGTTAGCGTCTGTGAGGAGTTCGGTTTTATCGGTTGGGCAGAGAGTTATGTATGGGATTGGTAATGCTGATGCTGATGTGTTGGAGGATGATAGTGATAAGTGCTTGTGGTGTTGGGAG ACAAGAGAGTTGAAGCTGGTTCCGAAAAGTCTAAAAGGGGTTGTGAATGCTCGAAGGGTATGTAGGAAGAGAATTCAGGAGAGAATTGTTGCTGTTTCGG CAATGATATCCGCTTTAGAGACACCACACAGTCATCCGAGTTACAAAGATGATCTGGCGAAAGCTTCAGGTAAGCTTGTGAAAGTGCTAAATGAGGCAGCTATTCGTCAGTTGGTGCTAAACATGGCACAGACAAACAGGGCGGATAT GGCTGAAAAGGAAGCCAAGTTAAAAGAGAAAGAGCTAGCAAAAGAactggaaagaaaagagaaagagctaACAAAAGATCTGGAAAGAAATAAGCGAGAGGTTGAGAAGGAAAAGAAGAGAATGGAATTGCATAAT GAGAAGGAATCAAAGCGGCTACAAGAAGAGGCAGAAAAGGAGGCAAAACGCCGTGAGAAAGAAGAAGCTGAAATGAAGAAGCAAATCAAGAGGCAACAGGAGGAAGCTGAGAAAGAACAGCGAAGGCGAGAAAAGGAAGCAGCTGAGTTGAAAAAACAACTTGCTGTAAAAAAGCAAGCAACAATGATGGAACGTTTTTTTAAAAGTAAAAAAGATAGTTCGAGTCCCCAGGATGGCTCACCTTCTATGAACACACCTGCTGTAGATACTTCCGTAATAAGGGAAAAACATAATCTCAATGCGGCAACATCTTTAATGGACTCAGCCCTTTCATCAAGCAGTGGTATTGATGCAGTGGACCTGTGGAA GTCTCATGTTCGTTCTTGGAATAGATTGGGTCGTTCTCGGTTGGACAGGTCGACACGTTGGGGTTTACGTTGCAAACCCAAGTCTGCATTAGTCAAGGAACTTAAGTTACACGCCTCGACCTCCGAAACTGCTATAGATTCAGCAAAACTCGTAGCTTCTAGTAAAGGGGTCATGCACCGTGGTGAGATGAGCATTGACAAACTAGTTGATGAGTGGGAAGAAACTAATTCTGATGATAAATTGGGAAGAGATAATGCAGATACCATTCGGATATGCAATGGCATAAAGAAATTATTGCAATTTGATAAGAGCAATAGACCAGCTTATTACGGCACTTTGTCCAAGAAAAG TAATGTTATTGGACCCCGCCATCCTTTTAGGAAGGATCCTGACTTGGATTATGATATTGAAAGTGACGAAGAATGGGAAGAG GAGGAACCTGGTGAAAGCCTTTCTGACTGTGAGAAGGATGAAGAGGAAGACATCTCAGATGAGGCAAATGTGATAGTGGAGGATGAAGATGGAAGTGAAGATGGTTTCTTTGTACCTGATGGATATCTATCGGAAAATGAG GGAGTACATGTTGATAGCATGGAGattgatagtgatgatgatggtgaagccCAAAGTTCGGCTACTTGTAAGGAAAATGTCGAGAGTGATGAACTACATATATTGCTTCGGCAGCAGAATTATATCAACAAATTGACTCATAATGCTCTTCTAAAGAATAAGCCCTTGATCATATCAAATCTTATGCATGAGAAAGCTGCCCTGCTGATGGCTGAAGATCTCCATGGCACTTCAAAGATAGAACAAATGTTTTTGCAATCCCTGAGCATTCGTCCTTTTCCTGGGAGTGCAAATATACAGATATCAGCTGATAATAATAGTacacaagaagaggatgaagagatATCTAAATCTCATAACAAGAGCAAATCATCTACAACTTCAACACCTTCAGCACCTATATCAGTAATAGAAGACAAGGACTTGCCAACAatt GTATCAGTTATTCAATCCTGCCCACAAGCAATCAGCAAGGTGGTAGAGTCTCTCCAGCAAATTTTCCCTAAGGTATCAAAGAAGCAATTAGGAATCAAAGTGCGTGAGATATCTCAATTTGCGGAGAACAAATGGCAG GTTAAGaaagaaattttggacaagcttGGATCTTTTCCTGGGTGTGCACAGTCACCGGCAAAAAATTGTAGTACCCAACAAAAGGATGAAGAGGTTGCTCAGTTGCATGATAAGGGCAGCACGGCTACACCCTCAACTCCTCCAGCACCTGTATCAGTAATACAAGACAAGGACTTACCTAAAATT GTGGTAGCTATTCAATCCAGCCCACAAGCAATTGCTAAGGTGATAGAGTCTCTGCAGCAAAGCTTCCCCACGGTATCAAAGATACAATTAGGAAGTAAAGTGCGCGAGATATCTCAATTTGTGGACAACCGATGGCAG GTTAAGaaagaaattttggacaagcttGGTATTTCCCCAG TCCCCAAGAAGATCGTCCGGACTAAGAGCATTACTacctttttttcaaaaagatgtttGCCTCCTGATGCTGAAATGATGAAGGCAGAACACACATCACCTCAACCTTGTCGCAAGAGGGAGACTCCAGAAGAACAAGAATGCTCGCCCAGCCTTTTGTAG